One genomic region from Phragmites australis chromosome 1, lpPhrAust1.1, whole genome shotgun sequence encodes:
- the LOC133909220 gene encoding rapid alkalinization factor-like, whose protein sequence is MAQLLRAAVLLLPLALSVFALAAPASAMKGAGDLGQLGAVVMRRGGRTCRGTVGECMEYFDVDAEGEGDVAAMVTGKRRVLQSGSGYIGYDALRRDSVPCSQRGASYYNCQPGAEANPYSRGCSAITQCRG, encoded by the coding sequence ATGGCGCAGCTGCTCCGtgccgccgtcctcctcctgccgctGGCCCTGTCCGTCTTCGCGCTCGCCGCCCCTGCGTCGGCCATGAAGGGCGCCGGCGACCTGGGCCAGCTGGGCGCGGTCGTGatgcggcgcggcgggcggaCGTGCCGGGGCACGGTGGGCGAGTGCATGGAGTACTTCGACGTGGACGCGGAGGGCGAGGGCGACGTGGCGGCGATGGTCACCGGGAAGCGTCGCGTGCTGCAGAGCGGGTCCGGTTACATCGGCTACGACGCGCTGCGGCGGGACAGCGTGCCGTGCTCGCAGCGCGGCGCCTCCTACTACAACTGCCAGCCCGGCGCCGAGGCCAACCCCTACTCACGCGGCTGCAGCGCCATCACCCAGTGCAGGGGCTAG